The Lolium rigidum isolate FL_2022 chromosome 1, APGP_CSIRO_Lrig_0.1, whole genome shotgun sequence region TATCAAATATTTAAATTTGACCCATATGATCTGATTGATACAAATAGTTTTGAGATATTGTGCTGTCCTTCAGGTCTGCATAACTGTTTGTCCTTGAACATAGGTTATTACAGGAGGCAAATGCTAGAATAAAGCAGTTTGCATCTTCTAGTCTATTGCAAAACATGCACTCAGCGTACAATGTAAACAGTGTCATATGTTCAAGTTGCTGAGGCCACAACACGTACACTTGTTGAATAAAGTTCCATGGAGACACCACATTCATAAGCTTTCTAGAGTTTCAGACTCCCAAGCAAATATCCTTGGTATTTCTTGTGACACGAGGCGGAGCTCGCTGCCGTGCAAGCCTGCTTCAAAACTACAGGGCATTGATTCAATTTTCTTCGACCTTATAATTTTGACGATCATCTTGGAATGAACAAAAGAAAGAGACAAATTTAGAGCATACAAACATTTTAGATCGGAGCAGGACACAGCATGGTTCATCTATTTGCAGATCTCTATGAGAACAATAAGTAAAACATACCTGAATCTCTCACTTTGGTGCTGACATTTGCACTGTTGACACTGAACTGAACACAGCTGCCGAGCTGGATATCCCTGAGCTTTGTAGAGAGCACAAATGCGTAGCAtcaaataaattattacacagtcCCAGATTCTTCGCTCGCACCCTCTAACATGCAATGCGATCAAATGTTACCTGACATGGACATAGGATGAACTATTGTTGGGATGAAACAATGACATGTACACTAACATTCAGAAGATAGGTCACCTATTGCGTCATCCTCCGGAGAATTGCTTGCACTGAGGTGAGGAGCTGCTCTACGATCCCACCCTCGGTGCCGGTGAAGCCGTTGATCTACTCGAACAGAGAAGAACATAAAGAACAACTGAGGAGCTGGGCGAGGTCGCTGATATAATCAAATCATTTGTACCGAGTAAACCATTTGACACATGTTTATTGTACGGAAACATGTAGTTAGCTGAATGAATACAAATGCTTCTTTTTGTACAGACATACTTTGACACCACTGCAGTGTGAGCGCTACGCAGCAATTGAATCTACAAATAACAACTGACATAGATGAGCAGAAAGTATGTGCTAAGAATGCTACCTGACATAGAGGAGCGGAGGGGGAACCTTGTGTTGATGCCATTGACAACATGCTCTTCTAGAGGAGCTTCTCCGTACAGCCCGTCCATGGCTTCTGTCATGGGCTTGTCCAGCTTGTCATCGTCATTGCTGCTGCTGGAGCTACAGAAAGTACAATGTCACCACCAAATGAATAAGAACACAGGGTTACAAATAACTGAAAATCAGATTTTGTCACGTTGCACTTCAGTCGCTTTGTAAAAATCTCACAAATACAAACCTACAGAAGGAGATACTGCAAATGACGGCCAACGCTGAGGAGCCACCACTCGCCAATGTAGCAGGGGTGGTTCCTTGACCACACGTCCACCAAGTAATTTGACTCCACCTCACCATTGGTAGCCTCAAATGGAAACCCCCAAAAAAGACCAACAGTGAGTGCTCATAAGAAAACACACCAACAATGAGTGTTCAATACATGT contains the following coding sequences:
- the LOC124660413 gene encoding uncharacterized protein LOC124660413, with translation MVRWSQITWWTCGQGTTPATLASGGSSALAVICSISFCSSSSSNDDDKLDKPMTEAMDGLYGEAPLEEHVVNGINTRFNCCVALTLQWCQSMSVQKEAFINGFTGTEGGIVEQLLTSVQAILRRMTQ